The Deinococcus sonorensis KR-87 genome includes a window with the following:
- a CDS encoding response regulator transcription factor yields the protein MKLVIADDHPLFLMGLGYALRDQGFEVVAQASDGTQALEACLRHRPDAALLDIKMPGLTGIEVCARLKQEAPGIVCVLITTFAEPAIVQAARDAGARGYVSKETPPEELARQLRDIVARPDINRLPQVSVPRLTPRESDVLPLLAQGYSNKEIARSLGVSPDTIKDHLARLYTKLDAGDRTQAVSRARTLGLIA from the coding sequence GTGAAACTAGTCATTGCCGATGATCATCCGCTCTTCCTGATGGGCCTGGGGTACGCGCTGCGCGATCAGGGCTTCGAGGTCGTGGCTCAGGCCAGCGACGGCACCCAGGCGCTGGAAGCCTGCCTGCGTCACCGCCCGGATGCCGCGCTGCTGGACATCAAGATGCCGGGTCTGACCGGCATCGAGGTGTGCGCCCGCCTCAAGCAGGAGGCGCCCGGCATCGTGTGCGTGCTGATCACCACCTTCGCGGAGCCGGCCATCGTGCAGGCGGCGCGCGACGCTGGTGCGCGCGGCTACGTCAGCAAGGAGACGCCGCCGGAGGAGCTGGCCCGTCAGCTGCGCGACATCGTGGCGCGCCCGGACATCAACCGGCTGCCGCAGGTGAGCGTGCCGCGCCTGACGCCCCGCGAGTCGGACGTGCTGCCGCTGCTGGCGCAGGGGTACAGCAACAAAGAGATCGCCCGCAGCCTGGGCGTCAGCCCCGACACCATCAAGGACCACCTGGCCCGGCTGTACACCAAGCTGGACGCCGGCGACCGCACCCAGGCGGTCAGCCGCGCCCGCACCCTCGGCCTGATCGCCTGA
- a CDS encoding sensor histidine kinase: protein MTVRRRWNTLRAQFTLVVFLLAFIPNAALTLSAGRSLGLFGGAVPLALWLLLVAVLSAAVGWILSATMLRPLLRLESELESATFDAQAPAGAHSDDPSEIVALRQAFSQLLRGLHTEQQRRGAFMATLVHDLKTPLIATGHLIRTLAHRPLPELERHALGDHLLTENQRLLGLVQQMADAHRYEREDVHLNRAPTDLNALMERVAARLQSQAELRGIRLTVAPQGHWDAEVDAAVLERALANLTDNALRYARRQVTLRAGPAGLSVLDDGPGLASSIESLAQPFNAQPVEIAGQHYTAGTAGLGLYIVRRVAEAHGGSLLYTREADQTVMTLHLPSAVPSAAPHTPSPSEHIPPEVHP from the coding sequence ATGACGGTGAGACGGCGGTGGAATACCTTGCGTGCGCAGTTCACGCTGGTGGTCTTTCTGCTCGCCTTCATCCCCAACGCCGCGCTGACCCTCAGCGCGGGCCGGAGCCTGGGGCTGTTCGGCGGCGCCGTGCCGCTGGCGTTGTGGCTGCTGCTGGTGGCCGTGCTGAGCGCTGCGGTGGGCTGGATCCTGTCGGCCACCATGCTGCGCCCACTGCTGCGGCTGGAGAGCGAGCTGGAAAGTGCGACCTTCGACGCGCAGGCGCCGGCCGGCGCCCATTCGGACGATCCCAGCGAGATCGTGGCGCTGCGGCAGGCGTTCTCGCAGCTGCTGCGGGGGCTGCACACCGAGCAGCAGCGGCGCGGAGCCTTCATGGCCACCCTGGTCCATGACCTCAAGACCCCGCTGATCGCCACCGGCCACCTGATCCGCACGCTGGCACACCGGCCGCTGCCGGAGCTGGAGCGGCACGCGCTGGGCGACCACCTGCTCACCGAGAACCAGCGGTTGCTGGGGCTGGTGCAGCAGATGGCCGACGCCCACCGCTACGAGCGCGAGGACGTGCACCTGAACCGGGCGCCCACCGACCTGAACGCCCTGATGGAGCGGGTGGCGGCCCGGCTGCAGAGTCAGGCGGAACTGCGCGGTATCCGGCTGACGGTGGCGCCGCAGGGCCACTGGGACGCGGAGGTGGACGCCGCCGTGCTGGAACGTGCCCTGGCCAACCTGACCGACAACGCCCTGCGCTACGCCCGCCGGCAGGTGACGCTGCGGGCCGGACCGGCGGGCCTGTCGGTGCTGGATGACGGACCGGGGCTGGCCTCCAGCATCGAGTCGCTGGCCCAGCCGTTCAACGCCCAACCGGTGGAGATTGCCGGTCAGCATTACACCGCCGGAACCGCCGGTCTGGGCCTGTACATCGTGCGCCGTGTGGCCGAGGCGCACGGAGGAAGTCTGCTCTATACCCGTGAAGCCGATCAGACCGTGATGACGCTTCATCTTCCAAGTGCTGTACCGTCCGCTGCCCCTCACACCCCCTCGCCGTCCGAGCACATTCCTCCGGAGGTACACCCGTGA
- the aceF gene encoding dihydrolipoyllysine-residue acetyltransferase yields MAQDVKLPEVGDNIEQGTVVTVLVKPGDSITEGQAIIEIETDKAVVEVPSSSAGTVAEVRVKEGDTVPVGGVILTLGEGGGAAAPAGDTAVPMRQTEPDSNLAEPDSSTTADTGTAGRVAQAQQQSQKEQAEPAASTPAAPAPTASAGAEVTLPEVGDNVEQGTVVTVLVKPGDSITEGQAIIEIETDKAVVEVPSSGAGTVAEVRVKEGDTVKVGGVILTLQGGAATPASSPATAPATPTGPAPAQPATPAPSPTEVGSAPLPSGAQVGGEQPAAQFPKAPGTYNTQTYDGRVVVHAAPSVRRLARELGVDLLNVHGSGIAGRISEADVRGGGQVPQPQAQPAPTPAAQAPAAQPAAAPVAAPQAAKLPDFAKWGTIRAEDMSGIRKATVRSMTQAWTTIPMVTHFDKADVTRMEEVRKAFGARVEKAGGKLTMTVILMKVVANALRKFPKFGASLDLTNNQVIYKDYVHIGVAVDTPNGLLVPVMRDVDRKSITELAVEIGEIAGKARDRKLKPDEMQGATFSISNLGGIGGHAFTPIVNPPEVAILGVSRGGFEPVWNRETGSFEPRNMLPLSLTYDHRLIDGADAARFVRFICEALEDPFLISL; encoded by the coding sequence ATGGCACAGGACGTCAAGCTCCCCGAAGTGGGCGACAACATCGAACAGGGCACGGTGGTGACGGTGCTGGTGAAGCCCGGCGACAGCATCACCGAGGGCCAGGCCATCATCGAGATCGAGACCGACAAGGCCGTCGTTGAGGTGCCGAGCAGCAGCGCCGGGACCGTGGCGGAAGTGCGCGTCAAGGAGGGCGACACGGTGCCGGTGGGCGGCGTGATCCTGACGCTGGGCGAGGGCGGCGGTGCAGCAGCCCCGGCGGGCGACACTGCGGTGCCGATGCGGCAGACCGAGCCGGACAGCAACCTGGCCGAACCGGACAGCAGCACCACTGCCGATACCGGCACCGCAGGCCGGGTGGCCCAGGCACAGCAGCAGAGCCAGAAGGAGCAGGCCGAGCCGGCGGCCAGCACACCCGCTGCTCCTGCACCGACCGCCAGCGCCGGAGCCGAGGTGACGCTGCCTGAAGTAGGCGACAACGTGGAGCAGGGCACGGTGGTAACGGTGCTGGTCAAGCCGGGCGACAGCATCACCGAGGGCCAGGCCATCATTGAGATCGAGACCGACAAGGCCGTTGTTGAGGTGCCGAGCAGCGGCGCCGGGACGGTGGCGGAGGTGCGGGTCAAGGAGGGCGACACCGTCAAGGTGGGCGGCGTCATCCTGACGCTGCAGGGGGGGGCGGCCACGCCCGCGTCCAGCCCGGCCACCGCTCCGGCGACCCCCACCGGCCCGGCTCCGGCCCAGCCGGCCACGCCCGCCCCCTCACCCACCGAGGTGGGGAGCGCGCCGCTGCCGAGCGGCGCCCAGGTGGGTGGCGAGCAGCCAGCCGCGCAGTTCCCGAAGGCACCCGGCACCTACAACACCCAGACCTATGACGGACGGGTGGTCGTGCATGCCGCGCCCAGCGTGCGGCGGCTGGCGCGTGAGCTGGGCGTGGACCTGCTGAACGTTCACGGCAGCGGCATCGCCGGACGCATCAGTGAGGCGGACGTGCGGGGCGGCGGTCAGGTGCCCCAGCCGCAGGCCCAGCCGGCTCCGACTCCAGCGGCTCAGGCCCCGGCGGCCCAGCCCGCAGCCGCTCCGGTTGCCGCTCCCCAGGCGGCCAAGCTCCCCGATTTCGCCAAGTGGGGCACCATCCGCGCCGAGGACATGAGCGGCATCCGCAAGGCGACGGTCCGCAGCATGACCCAGGCCTGGACCACCATCCCGATGGTCACCCACTTCGACAAGGCCGACGTGACCCGCATGGAGGAGGTCCGCAAGGCCTTCGGGGCGCGGGTCGAGAAGGCGGGTGGCAAGCTCACCATGACCGTCATCCTGATGAAGGTGGTGGCCAACGCGCTGCGGAAGTTCCCCAAGTTCGGGGCCAGCCTGGACCTCACCAACAATCAGGTGATCTACAAGGACTACGTGCACATCGGCGTGGCGGTGGACACGCCCAACGGCCTGCTGGTGCCGGTGATGCGCGACGTGGACCGCAAGAGCATCACCGAGCTGGCCGTCGAGATCGGCGAGATCGCCGGCAAGGCGCGTGACCGCAAGCTGAAGCCCGACGAGATGCAGGGCGCCACCTTCAGCATCAGCAACCTGGGCGGCATCGGCGGCCACGCCTTCACCCCGATCGTGAACCCGCCGGAAGTGGCGATCCTGGGCGTCAGCCGGGGCGGCTTCGAGCCGGTCTGGAACCGCGAGACGGGCAGCTTCGAGCCGCGCAACATGCTGCCGCTCAGCCTGACCTACGACCACCGGCTGATTGACGGGGCCGACGCCGCCCGCTTCGTGCGCTTCATCTGTGAGGCGCTGGAAGATCCCTTCCTGATCAGCCTGTAA
- the dprA gene encoding DNA-processing protein DprA, with protein MTAYDPELLALLTLRFTPGLGPRRTEALRRACGSAQAVLRARPEQLRAVPGLDARSLAALSTPDAASERARRELDNAATFGATLLGRGLPGYPEALEALGDPPAVLWLRGTLPELATVPRAIGVVGTRKASSSALQLSARISAELARASVVVVSGLARGIDTAAHTAAVQAGGESIGILGSGLDQLYPPENRALAAQLTVLSEYPLGTRPAAHNFPGRNRLIAALSAGSLVVEGERTSGAMITATHALECGRTVFAVPGRAGDPLAQGPHQLLREGAVLTEHAQDILDELGWSGPGALPAPELPADQARVWGELAQPATLDDLLSRTGLPHPELQMALMMLQLGGHLDEQAGRYLRR; from the coding sequence ATGACCGCCTACGACCCGGAACTGCTGGCGCTGCTGACCCTGCGCTTCACGCCGGGCCTGGGGCCACGGCGCACCGAAGCGCTGCGGCGTGCCTGCGGGTCGGCCCAGGCGGTGCTGCGCGCCCGGCCGGAGCAGCTGCGCGCGGTGCCGGGGCTGGATGCCCGCTCGCTGGCCGCGCTGAGCACCCCGGATGCAGCCAGCGAGCGGGCCCGCCGCGAGCTGGACAACGCGGCCACCTTCGGGGCCACGCTGCTGGGACGGGGCCTGCCCGGGTATCCGGAAGCGCTGGAGGCGCTGGGCGATCCGCCGGCGGTGCTGTGGCTGCGCGGCACGCTGCCGGAGCTGGCCACCGTGCCGCGCGCCATCGGGGTGGTGGGCACCCGCAAGGCCAGCAGTTCCGCACTGCAGCTCAGCGCGCGGATCAGCGCCGAACTGGCCCGTGCCAGCGTGGTGGTGGTGTCGGGGCTGGCGCGCGGCATCGACACCGCGGCGCACACGGCGGCGGTGCAGGCGGGCGGCGAGAGCATCGGCATTCTGGGCAGCGGCCTGGACCAGCTGTACCCGCCGGAGAACCGGGCGCTGGCGGCGCAGCTGACCGTGCTGAGCGAGTATCCGCTCGGCACCCGGCCGGCGGCCCACAACTTTCCGGGGCGCAACCGCCTGATTGCGGCGCTGTCGGCCGGCAGCCTGGTGGTGGAGGGGGAGCGGACCAGCGGCGCCATGATCACGGCCACCCACGCGCTGGAGTGTGGCCGCACCGTGTTCGCGGTGCCGGGCCGGGCCGGCGACCCGCTGGCGCAGGGACCGCATCAGCTGCTGCGCGAGGGCGCAGTGCTGACCGAGCACGCCCAGGACATCCTGGACGAGCTGGGCTGGAGCGGCCCTGGAGCGTTGCCCGCGCCCGAGCTGCCGGCCGATCAGGCGCGGGTCTGGGGCGAGCTGGCGCAGCCGGCCACTTTGGACGACCTGCTGTCGCGCACCGGCCTGCCCCACCCGGAACTGCAGATGGCCCTGATGATGCTGCAGCTTGGCGGTCACCTGGACGAGCAGGCGGGCCGTTACCTGCGCCGCTGA
- a CDS encoding LysR family transcriptional regulator, with translation MELRHLRHFVALAEEGHFGRAAERVYVVQQAMSSSIRSLEEEVGVPLVRRTTRRVQLTPAGEAFLEVARATLSELGRGVERARQAARGEVGRLGIGFVSGLAFGGLPDIVRRYRELYPHVAVDLQELTAQEQEAALRAGSIDVGLMLLPVRDPGLQTEALWRQELVVALPSSHPLTRRRRLHIADLKDEPFVFFPRAVRATYFDQVMRWCAASGFTPRIVQEAIEVPTLLSLVAAGLGVFLPIRFFERVSLPGVSYRPLQDAPTVDIVAVWPREGHSPVVTAFLEVAREVLAAGPT, from the coding sequence ATTGAACTCCGGCACCTGCGGCACTTCGTGGCGCTCGCGGAGGAGGGCCACTTCGGGCGGGCTGCCGAGCGGGTGTACGTGGTGCAGCAGGCCATGAGCAGCAGCATCCGCAGCCTGGAGGAGGAGGTGGGCGTGCCGCTGGTGCGACGGACCACCCGGCGCGTGCAGCTGACCCCGGCCGGCGAGGCGTTTCTGGAAGTGGCCCGGGCCACGCTCTCGGAGCTGGGGCGCGGCGTGGAGCGGGCACGGCAGGCGGCGCGCGGCGAGGTGGGCCGCCTGGGCATCGGCTTCGTCAGCGGGCTGGCGTTTGGAGGCCTGCCGGACATCGTGCGGCGCTACCGCGAACTGTACCCGCACGTGGCGGTGGACCTGCAGGAACTGACCGCCCAGGAGCAGGAGGCGGCGCTGCGGGCCGGCAGCATTGACGTGGGGCTGATGCTGCTGCCGGTCCGCGACCCGGGCCTGCAGACCGAGGCGCTGTGGCGCCAGGAGCTGGTGGTGGCGCTGCCGAGCTCGCATCCGCTGACCCGCCGGCGCCGCCTGCACATCGCGGACCTCAAGGACGAGCCGTTCGTGTTCTTCCCACGGGCGGTGCGGGCCACCTACTTCGATCAGGTGATGCGCTGGTGCGCGGCCTCCGGATTTACGCCCCGCATCGTGCAGGAGGCCATCGAGGTGCCTACCCTGCTGAGTCTGGTGGCGGCCGGGCTGGGCGTCTTCCTGCCGATCCGCTTCTTTGAGCGGGTCAGCCTGCCGGGCGTCAGCTACCGGCCGCTGCAGGACGCCCCAACCGTGGACATCGTGGCTGTCTGGCCACGCGAAGGCCACAGCCCGGTGGTCACGGCCTTTCTGGAGGTGGCCCGGGAAGTGCTGGCCGCCGGGCCAACCTAG
- a CDS encoding S8 family peptidase codes for MRNRAIVMLGLALSVAGLGAADAGRLDPSILKKAQSGSTAPVGVIVRFKLANDARGRTAFKNLRQQLQGAIDKLGPSAGFVRSAIQQSGAELWLDQSVFLKMTPGQARLLATLPIVDEIFENFRVQVPRAAALSASSAPAGTPWHLQKVGAPQAWAAGFRGQGVRIGHLDTGIDANSPELAGKIAAYAEFNADGDRVQGSSPHDTEQHGTHTAGLLVGKTVGVAPDAKVISALVLPNSEGTFAQVIAGMQWVLDPDNNADTNDGANVVSMSLGLQGTYQEFVTPVQNMIKAGVVPVFAIGNFGPNPGSTGSPGNIPDVIGVGAVDQGGSVASFSSRGPVNWTGAYSGTFVKPDVVAPGVDITSSYPGGGYGSRSGTSQAAPIAAGAVAVMLSAKPGSSLDSIKNALYQSASNGGQKNNTSGYGLISLPGALAKLGVSTSTGSTPPAPTPAPQPQPAPQPQPQPAPAPAPQPATRPTGPSGYDFCAVGGGKCDFSGTKLLAYGANGKYNYSTRTNGVNCNNATLGDPIVGTPKACFIKDPPAQQPAPAPTPAPPAAGNGSKPTILLVDDDKGQGADVTAALRDAVKSNAAPGGAFVWDRGARGVLPLSELQRYDVVIWASGEQYENTIEPADQAVLQQYLAAGGRLIVTGQDIGYDIGDSSFYQGTLKTRLVADSSGTSKFVTSGALGNVAYTLNAQGSAMNQYYPDVISNIGSSVVAGTWGSAGATAGTITAQSIRVDQNDTRTRQKVTDVRGLVTDFAQNVIGSILTQALGGQKTQQPKVKAQFASEEAGAIVLNDAGKYRTITMGFGLEGLTPTSRASLLKSSLDWLTR; via the coding sequence ATGAGAAACAGAGCGATTGTGATGCTGGGGCTGGCCCTCTCAGTGGCCGGTCTGGGCGCCGCCGATGCAGGCCGCCTGGACCCCAGCATTCTGAAGAAAGCCCAGAGCGGCTCCACCGCCCCGGTCGGGGTGATCGTGCGCTTCAAGCTGGCCAACGATGCCCGGGGCCGCACCGCCTTCAAGAACCTGCGCCAGCAGCTGCAGGGCGCCATCGACAAGCTGGGGCCGTCCGCCGGCTTCGTGCGCAGCGCCATTCAGCAGTCGGGCGCGGAGCTGTGGCTGGACCAGTCGGTGTTCCTGAAGATGACGCCCGGCCAGGCGCGGCTGCTCGCCACCCTGCCGATCGTGGACGAGATCTTCGAGAACTTCCGGGTGCAGGTGCCGCGCGCCGCCGCGCTCAGCGCGTCCTCGGCGCCGGCCGGCACGCCCTGGCACCTGCAGAAGGTGGGCGCGCCGCAGGCCTGGGCCGCCGGGTTCCGGGGCCAGGGGGTCCGTATCGGGCACCTGGACACCGGCATTGACGCGAACAGCCCGGAGCTGGCCGGCAAGATCGCCGCCTACGCCGAGTTCAACGCCGACGGCGACCGGGTGCAGGGCAGCAGCCCGCACGACACCGAGCAGCACGGCACCCACACCGCCGGGCTGCTGGTGGGCAAGACGGTGGGCGTGGCGCCGGACGCCAAGGTGATCAGCGCGCTGGTGCTGCCGAACTCGGAAGGCACCTTCGCCCAGGTGATCGCCGGCATGCAGTGGGTGCTGGACCCGGACAACAACGCCGACACCAACGACGGGGCCAACGTGGTCAGCATGTCGCTGGGCCTGCAGGGCACCTACCAGGAGTTCGTGACCCCGGTGCAGAACATGATCAAGGCCGGCGTGGTGCCGGTGTTCGCCATCGGCAACTTCGGGCCGAACCCCGGCAGCACCGGCAGCCCCGGCAACATTCCGGACGTGATCGGCGTGGGCGCGGTGGACCAGGGCGGCAGCGTGGCCAGCTTCAGCTCGCGCGGGCCGGTCAACTGGACCGGCGCCTACAGCGGCACCTTCGTGAAGCCGGACGTGGTGGCCCCTGGCGTGGACATCACCAGCAGCTACCCGGGCGGCGGCTACGGCTCGCGCAGCGGCACCTCGCAGGCCGCGCCGATCGCGGCGGGCGCGGTGGCCGTGATGCTCAGCGCCAAGCCGGGCAGCAGCCTGGACAGCATCAAGAACGCGCTGTACCAGAGCGCCTCCAACGGCGGCCAGAAGAACAACACCAGCGGCTACGGCCTGATCAGCCTGCCCGGAGCGCTGGCCAAGCTGGGCGTGAGCACCAGCACCGGCAGCACCCCGCCCGCCCCGACGCCTGCACCGCAGCCTCAGCCCGCGCCCCAACCCCAGCCCCAGCCGGCCCCCGCTCCAGCGCCGCAGCCGGCCACCCGGCCGACCGGCCCCAGCGGATACGACTTCTGCGCGGTGGGCGGCGGCAAGTGCGACTTCTCCGGCACCAAACTGCTGGCGTACGGGGCCAACGGCAAGTACAACTACAGCACCCGCACGAATGGCGTGAACTGCAACAACGCGACCCTGGGCGACCCGATCGTGGGCACCCCCAAGGCCTGCTTCATCAAGGACCCGCCGGCCCAGCAGCCAGCGCCCGCTCCCACCCCCGCGCCGCCCGCCGCCGGCAACGGCAGCAAGCCGACCATCCTGCTGGTGGACGACGACAAGGGGCAGGGGGCCGATGTGACGGCCGCCCTGCGTGACGCGGTCAAGAGCAACGCAGCGCCCGGCGGGGCCTTCGTGTGGGACCGGGGCGCCCGGGGCGTGCTGCCACTCTCGGAACTGCAGCGTTACGACGTGGTGATCTGGGCCAGCGGCGAGCAGTACGAGAACACCATCGAGCCGGCCGACCAGGCGGTGCTGCAGCAGTACCTGGCGGCAGGTGGCCGCCTGATCGTGACCGGTCAGGACATCGGCTACGACATCGGGGACAGCAGCTTCTACCAGGGCACCCTCAAGACCCGGCTGGTGGCCGACTCCTCCGGCACCAGCAAGTTCGTGACCAGCGGGGCGCTCGGCAACGTGGCCTACACCCTCAACGCCCAGGGCAGCGCCATGAACCAGTACTACCCGGACGTGATCAGCAACATCGGCAGCAGCGTGGTGGCCGGCACCTGGGGCTCGGCGGGCGCCACCGCCGGCACCATCACCGCCCAGTCGATTCGGGTGGACCAGAACGACACCCGTACCCGCCAGAAGGTCACCGACGTGCGCGGCCTGGTCACGGACTTCGCCCAGAACGTGATCGGCAGCATCCTGACCCAGGCGCTGGGCGGCCAGAAGACCCAGCAGCCGAAGGTCAAGGCGCAGTTTGCCAGCGAGGAGGCCGGAGCGATCGTGCTGAACGACGCCGGCAAGTACCGCACCATCACCATGGGCTTCGGCCTGGAGGGCCTGACGCCCACTTCCAGGGCGTCGCTGCTCAAGAGCAGCCTCGACTGGCTGACGCGCTGA
- the aceE gene encoding pyruvate dehydrogenase (acetyl-transferring), homodimeric type → MTKTPEKPSTPRTRLPIQERQKLNELETQEWLDSLAFVMADAGDERAARLLEDLDHYAYFHGAPIQFKQNTPYINTIDVEAQPEYPGDVELERKIRNIVRWNAVAMVVKANKASDGIGGHLATYASSAELLEVGFNHFFRGHGAGESRDLVFFQGHASPGVYSRSFLEGRFDAATLDRFRRELSPEGPGLSSYPHPWLMPDYWEFPTVSMGLGPIQAIYQARFIKYLENRGLKPKGDSKVWAFLGDGEMDEPQSIGALRFAAYENLDNIVFVLNANLQRLDGPVRANSKVIQEFEALFRGAGWNVIKVVWDTKWDELLSKDYNGAIVKRFELLVDGESQRYAAFGGKELREKFFNTPELQALIEGWSDADLELLNRGGHDVHKVYAAYESATRHQGSPTVIIARTVKGYALGESAQGRNVAHQVKKLDFHALKDLRTFLELPLTDDQVEHLEYYHPGADSPEVKYALERREALGGFVPARVVNYPVPEVPGAEFYEEYARGSGERQVSTTMAMVQVLSKLLRDKNIGKYVVPIVPDEARTFGMDALVPRIGIYSPRGQTYTPVDSGSLMAYKEAKDGQMLEEGITEDGAMASFIAAGTAYAVHGVPTIPFYVYYSMFGMQRIGDLVWAAADQRTKGFLVGATAGRTTLAGEGLQHQDGNSMLQAYVVPNLRVYDPAFAYEIAVIVEEGIREMYVDGKDVFYYITVENENYVQLPMPQENREAVVQGILKGLYRLKRSEKGGKLQAQILASGPSMVAAQEAVTLLEGYGVAADLWSVTSYKALHQDALEVQRENMLHPLAEPKTSYVAQQLSRENAPGVLISVSDYVKLGADGLNGHLDRKLWTLGTDGFGRSEAREELRDFFEVDAKHIVVMTLYALLRDKKIKPDVVQKALTDFGIDPERLSPVQR, encoded by the coding sequence ATGACCAAAACACCGGAAAAACCCAGCACACCCAGAACGAGGCTGCCGATCCAGGAGCGCCAGAAGCTGAACGAGCTGGAAACGCAGGAATGGTTGGACTCGCTGGCCTTCGTGATGGCCGACGCCGGCGACGAGCGGGCTGCGCGGCTGCTGGAGGACCTGGATCACTACGCCTACTTCCACGGCGCGCCGATTCAGTTCAAGCAGAACACCCCCTACATCAACACCATTGATGTGGAGGCGCAGCCCGAGTACCCCGGCGACGTGGAGCTGGAGCGCAAGATCCGCAACATCGTGCGCTGGAACGCCGTGGCGATGGTGGTCAAGGCCAACAAGGCCAGCGACGGCATCGGCGGCCACCTCGCCACCTACGCCTCCAGCGCCGAGCTGCTGGAAGTGGGCTTCAACCACTTCTTCCGGGGACACGGCGCGGGCGAGAGCCGCGACCTGGTGTTCTTCCAGGGCCACGCCAGCCCCGGCGTGTACTCGCGCAGCTTCCTGGAGGGCCGCTTCGACGCCGCCACCCTGGACCGCTTCCGCCGCGAGCTGAGCCCGGAGGGTCCGGGCCTGTCCAGCTACCCGCACCCCTGGCTGATGCCCGACTACTGGGAGTTCCCCACCGTCAGCATGGGCCTGGGCCCGATCCAGGCGATCTATCAGGCGCGTTTTATCAAGTACCTGGAGAACCGGGGCCTCAAGCCGAAGGGCGACAGCAAGGTCTGGGCCTTCCTGGGTGACGGTGAGATGGACGAGCCGCAGAGCATCGGGGCGCTGCGGTTTGCCGCCTACGAGAACCTCGACAACATCGTGTTCGTGCTGAACGCCAACCTGCAGCGCCTGGACGGGCCGGTGCGTGCGAACAGCAAGGTGATCCAGGAGTTCGAGGCGCTGTTCCGAGGCGCCGGCTGGAACGTCATCAAGGTGGTGTGGGACACCAAGTGGGACGAGCTGCTCAGCAAGGACTACAACGGCGCCATCGTCAAGCGCTTCGAGCTGCTGGTGGACGGGGAGTCGCAGCGCTACGCGGCCTTCGGCGGCAAGGAGCTGCGCGAGAAGTTCTTCAACACGCCGGAACTGCAGGCGCTGATTGAGGGCTGGTCCGACGCCGATCTGGAGCTGCTGAACCGCGGCGGCCACGACGTGCACAAGGTGTACGCCGCCTACGAGAGCGCCACGCGGCACCAGGGCAGCCCCACCGTGATCATCGCTCGGACCGTCAAGGGCTACGCGCTGGGCGAGAGCGCTCAGGGCCGCAACGTGGCCCACCAGGTCAAGAAGCTGGACTTCCACGCCCTTAAGGACCTGCGCACCTTCTTGGAGCTGCCGCTGACCGACGATCAGGTGGAGCACCTGGAGTACTACCACCCCGGCGCCGACAGCCCGGAAGTGAAGTACGCGCTGGAGCGGCGGGAAGCCCTGGGCGGCTTCGTGCCCGCGCGGGTCGTGAACTACCCGGTGCCGGAGGTGCCGGGCGCGGAGTTCTACGAGGAGTACGCCCGCGGCAGCGGCGAGCGGCAGGTCAGCACCACCATGGCGATGGTGCAGGTGCTGAGCAAGCTGCTGCGCGACAAGAACATCGGCAAGTACGTGGTGCCGATCGTGCCGGACGAGGCCCGGACCTTCGGCATGGACGCGCTGGTGCCGCGCATCGGCATCTACAGCCCGCGCGGCCAGACCTACACCCCGGTGGACAGCGGCTCGCTGATGGCCTACAAGGAAGCCAAGGACGGCCAGATGCTGGAGGAAGGCATCACCGAGGACGGCGCGATGGCCAGCTTCATCGCGGCCGGCACCGCCTACGCGGTCCACGGCGTGCCCACCATTCCCTTCTACGTGTACTACAGCATGTTCGGCATGCAGCGCATCGGGGACCTGGTGTGGGCCGCCGCCGATCAGCGCACCAAGGGCTTCCTGGTGGGGGCCACCGCCGGCCGCACCACCCTGGCGGGCGAGGGGCTGCAGCACCAGGACGGCAACTCGATGCTGCAGGCGTACGTGGTCCCGAACCTGCGCGTCTATGACCCGGCCTTCGCCTACGAGATCGCGGTGATCGTGGAGGAGGGCATCCGCGAGATGTACGTGGACGGCAAGGACGTCTTCTACTACATCACCGTCGAGAACGAGAACTACGTGCAGCTGCCGATGCCGCAGGAGAACCGCGAGGCGGTGGTGCAGGGCATCCTGAAGGGCCTGTACCGCCTGAAGCGCAGCGAGAAGGGCGGCAAGCTGCAGGCGCAGATCCTGGCCAGCGGTCCCAGCATGGTGGCGGCCCAGGAAGCGGTGACGCTGCTGGAAGGCTACGGGGTGGCCGCCGACCTGTGGAGCGTGACCAGCTACAAGGCGCTGCACCAGGACGCGCTGGAGGTGCAGCGCGAGAACATGCTGCACCCGCTGGCGGAGCCCAAGACCAGCTACGTGGCGCAGCAGCTGAGCCGGGAGAACGCGCCCGGCGTGCTGATCAGCGTCTCGGACTACGTCAAGCTGGGGGCCGACGGCCTGAACGGTCACCTGGACCGCAAGCTCTGGACCCTCGGCACCGACGGCTTCGGCCGCAGCGAGGCGCGTGAGGAGCTGCGCGACTTCTTCGAGGTGGACGCCAAGCACATCGTGGTCATGACGCTCTACGCCCTGCTGCGCGACAAGAAGATCAAGCCGGACGTGGTCCAGAAGGCCCTGACCGACTTCGGGATCGATCCGGAGCGTCTGAGCCCGGTCCAGCGCTGA